A genomic stretch from Aedes albopictus strain Foshan chromosome 2, AalbF5, whole genome shotgun sequence includes:
- the LOC109419530 gene encoding transmembrane protein 53-B: protein MASAAYSRVDDYPIDDSLEYFIKFPSPNFKNDGQGAESDYVFVCNETNVPIVLLLGWAGCQDKYLMKYSKIYEDRGLITIRYTAPVDNLFWKRTSMSQIGEKILKLIYDMNFDSHPLIFHVFSNGGAFLYQHVALANRRSKKPVQICGMIFDSAPGDRRVLGLFRAVSAILGKERRCNKLVSALMTIGLIFLWAFEDSFNYFRSFIRPFEVQTNPSHNLKYESNEWPQLFLYSKEDRLIPHTDIEKFAAYRRSCGVDVKMVCFDRSEHVKHYIRHPQQYIYSVCKFINDCLTTYYNKFHT from the exons ATGGCTTCTGCGGCGTACAGCAGAGTGGATGACTACCCGATAGACGACTCGCTGGAGTATTTCATCAAATTTCCCTCCCCAAACTTCAAGAACGATGGTCAGGGAGCCGAATCGGATTATGTCTTCGTTTGCAACGAAACTAATGTTCCGATTGTGCTGCTTCTGGGGTGGGCCGGTTGCCAGGATAAATATCTCATGAAGTACTCCAAAATATACGAAGACCGAGG CTTAATCACCATTCGATACACGGCCCCGGTAGACAACCTGTTCTGGAAGCGAACCTCCATGAGCCAGATTGGAGAAAAGATACTGAAGCTGATCTACGACATGAACTTCGACAGTCATCCCCTGATTTTCCACGTATTCTCCAACGGGGGAGCGTTCCTGTACCAGCACGTGGCCCTGGCCAACAGACGCTCGAAAAAGCCGGTGCAAATCTGTGGAATGATATTTGATTCGGCTCCCGGCGACCGGCGGGTGCTGGGTTTGTTCCGGGCGGTTTCGGCCATCCTGGGCAAGGAACGGCGCTGCAACAAGTTGGTCTCGGCCCTGATGACCATAGGGCTGATATTTTTGTGGGCTTTTGAG gacTCGTTCAATTATTTTCGAAGCTTTATTCGACCTTTTGAAGTTCAGACGAATCCGTCGCACAATTTGAAGTACGAAAGCAATGAGTGGCCGCAACTGTTTCTATATTCCAAGGAAGACAGATTGATTCCACATACG GACATTGAGAAGTTCGCCGCATACCGGCGAAGCTGTGGCGTGGATGTCAAAATGGTATGTTTCGATCGGTCGGAGCACGTCAAGCACTATATCCGGCATCCACAACAGTACATCTACAGCGTCTGCAAGTTCATCAACGATTGCTTAACCACATACTACAACAAATTCCACACCTAA